In Astatotilapia calliptera chromosome 23, fAstCal1.2, whole genome shotgun sequence, a genomic segment contains:
- the clcn4 gene encoding H(+)/Cl(-) exchange transporter 4, which produces MEVAEGVSAATPTEEMNGAGNLMDFLDEPFPDVSTYEDFHTIDWLREKSRDTDRHRKITSKSKESLWELIKSLLDAWSGWVVMLLIGLLSGTLAGVIDLAVDWMTDLKEGVCLSAFWYSHEQCCWTSNETTFDDRDKCPQWQKWAELMTGHAEGAGAYVLNYFLYILWALLFSFLAVSLVRVFAPYACGSGIPEIKTILSGFIIRGYLGKWTLLIKTVTLVLAVSSGLSLGKEGPLVHVACCCGNLFCSLFSKYSKNEGKRREVLSAAAAAGVSVAFGAPIGGVLFSLEEVSYYFPLKTLWRSFFAALVAAFTLRSINPFGNSRLVLFYVEYHTPWYMAELVPFILLGVFGGLWGTLFIRANIAWCRRRKTTQLGKYPVLEVIAVTGITALLAYPNPYTRRSTSELISELFNDCGALESSQLCDYVNNPNMSRPVDDIPDRPAGPGVYNALWQLTLALIFKIVITIFTFGMKIPSGLFIPSMAVGAIAGRIVGIAVEQMAYHHHDWIIFKNWCRPGADCVTPGLYAMVGAAACLGGVTRMTVSLVVIMFELTGGLEYIVPLMAAAVTSKWVADAFGKEGIYESHILLNGYPYLDVRDEFTHRTLATDVMRPRRNDPPLAVLTQDSTTVEDVETLIKDTDYNGFPVVVSRESERLIGFVQRRDLTLAIKNARQKQDGVVSSSVVYFTEDAPQLPASNPQPLKLRRILNLSPFTVTDHTPMETVVDIFRKLGLRQCLVTRSGRLLGIITKKDVLRHMAQMMNQDPESIMFN; this is translated from the exons ATGGAGGTCGCTGAag GTGTGAGTGCCGCCACGCCCACGGAGGAGATGAATGGTGCCGGGAACCTGATGGACTTCCTGGATGAGCCTTTCCCCGATGTGAGCACGTACGAGGACTTCCACACCATTGACTGGCTGAGAGAGAAATCCAGGGACACAGACCGCCACCGTAAG ATCACCAGCAAGAGCAAAGAGTCCCTCTGGGAGCTGATTAAGAGCCTGCTGGACGCCTGGTCGGGATGGGTGGTGATGCTGCTCATCGGCCTCCTCTCAG GGACGCTGGCCGGCGTGATCGACCTCGCCGTGGACTGGATGACGGACCTGAAGGAGGGTGTGTGCCTCTCGGCGTTCTGGTACAGCCATGAGCAGTGCTGCTGGACCTCCAACGAGACCACGTTTGACGACCGGGACAAGTGCCCACAGTGGCAGAAGTGGGCGGAGCTGATGACAGGCCACGCCGAG GGAGCCGGAGCGTACGTGCTGAACTACTTCCTGTACATCCTATGGGCTCTGCTCTTCTCCTTCCTGGCGGTGTCGCTGGTGCGAGTGTTCGCTCCGTATGCCTGCGGGTCGGGAATCCCGGAG ATCAAGACGATCCTCAGCGGCTTCATCATCCGGGGCTACCTGGGGAAGTGGACCCTGCTGATCAAGACAGTCACGCTGGTGCTGGCCGTGTCGTCGGGCCTGAGCCTGGGGAAGGAGGGTCCTCTGGTCCATGTGGCGTGTTGCTGCGGAAACCTCTTCTGCAGCCTTTTCTCCAAGTACAGCAAGAACGAGGGCAAGAGGCGAGAG GTGCTGTCGGCGGCGGCGGCAGCTGGAGTGTCGGTGGCGTTCGGCGCGCCCATCGGAGGAGTCCTGTTCAGCCTGGAAGAG GTCAGCTACTACTTCCCTCTGAAGACTCTGTGGCGCTCCTTCTTCGCCGCACTGGTCGCAGCCTTCACGCTGCGCTCTATCAACCCATTTGGAAACAGCCGCCTGGTGCTCTTCTATGTGGAGTACCACACGCCGTGGTACATGGCCGAGCTGGTGCCCTTTATCCTGCTTGGCGTCTTCGGCGGCCTCTGGGGGACTCTCTTCATCCGGGCCAACATCGCCTGGTGCCGGCGGAGGAAGACCACACAGCTGGGGAAGTACCCGGTCTTGGAGGTGATCGCCGTGACGGGGATCACTGCCCTTCTGGCTTACCCCAACCCATACACCCGCCGCAGCACCAGCGAGCTTATCTCAGAGCTCTTCAATGACTGTGGCGCGCTCGAGTCGTCGCAGCTCTGCGATTACGTCAACAACCCCAACATGAGCCGGCCGGTGGACGACATCCCGGACCGCCCAGCGGGACCTGGTGTCTACAACGCCCTGTGGCAGCTCACCCTCGCACTCATCTTCAAGATCGTTATCACCATCTTCACCTTCGGCATGAAG ATCCCCTCGGGTCTCTTCATCCCCAGCATGGCGGTCGGGGCCATCGCCGGGCGGATCGTCGGGATCGCCGTGGAGCAGATGGCCTACCATCACCACGACTGGATCATCTTCAAGAACTGGTGCCGGCCCGGCGCCGACTGCGTCACGCCAGGACTGTACGCCATGGTGGGAGCCGCCGCCTGCCTGG GCGGTGTAACGAGGATGACCGTCTCGCTGGTGGTCATCATGTTTGAGCTCACCGGCGGCTTGGAGTACATCGTCCCCCTGATGGCCGCTGCTGTCACCAGCAAGTGGGTGGCAGATGCATTCGGTAAGGAGGGCATCTACGAGTCACACATCCTGCTAAACGGCTACCCGTACCTGGACGTGCGGGACGAGTTCACCCACCGCACGCTCGCCACCGACGTGATGCGTCCCCGCAGGAACGACCCACCGCTGGCTGTCCTCACGCAGGACTCCACGACAGTAGAGGATGTGGAGACGCTGATCAAAGACACGGACTACAACGGTTTCCCCGTGGTCGTGTCCAGAGAGTCAGAGAGGCTCATCGGCTTCGTCCAGCGCAGAGACCTCACGCTCGCCATCA AGAACGCCCGTCAGAAGCAGGACGGCGTGGTGAGCAGCTCAGTGGTCTACTTCACCGAGGACGCACCGCAGCTGCCGGCGAGCAACCCACAGCCGCTTAAGCTGCGACGCATCCTCAACCTCAGCCCATTCACCGTCACCGACCACACGCCCATGGAGACCGTGGTGGACATCTTCCGCAAGCTTGGTCTGCGCCAGTGTCTGGTCACCAGGAGCGG